The DNA segment TGCATGGCGCGGTATTCACTGAGCGAGACGGTAATCTCTGCGCCTAATAACACAATGCACCAACTCCAGTAGACCCATACAAACAGTATCGGTATCACGGCCAGTACGCCATAAATCAATTGATACGATGGAAACATCGTGACGTATAGCCCAAAGCCTTTTTTACCCAGTTCGAACAATAGCCCCGCCACCACCGCGCCGATCAGCGCATCTCTGGCGGGAACTCGCTGCGTGGGCACGACGCAGTAAATGAGCCAGAAACTGGCGCAGGAGAGCAAGAGAGGAAAAATGCGCAGTACCTGATCCACCAGCGAATACACACCGGTCATCGCCAGCCAGCGGATGGAAAGCAGATAGGTGCTAATCGCCATGCTGGCCCCCACTAAAATGGGTCCAAGGGTTAATACCATCCAATAGATCGCAAATGAATAGACGATTGGCCGCTGGGTACGGCTACGCCAAATATGGTTTAGCGCACCGTCAACGGAGGATATCACCAGCAGAGCCGTGACAATCAGCCCAACGGCACCCACGGCGGTCATCTTGCTGGAGTTAGCGACAAACTGTTCGATATAAGACTGCACGACATCGCCAGCAGCGGGAACGAAATTGGTAAAAATAAAGTGTTTGAGCTGTTCAGAAACTTCGCCAAACATGGGAAAAGCGGCAAACAGAGAGAAAACCACCGTGACGAGAGGAACCAGAGATAACAAAGAAACATAGGCCAGACTGCCCGCCATCATGCTCACTCGGTCGTGATTAACTCTGGCCCACAAGAGACGCCCAAATGAGACGCAAGACTTTGCTGACTGCCAAGAAAAAAGGGTCATGCCCCCTCCTGAAAACAACGCTCAGACCATGACATTACGGCCTGAGCGGTTAAACATCTTTTAATGTTAACGTTTTCTTGGGGTTGCGCAAAAAAATGCGAAGGACAAAACGAATTATCCCATTACCTGCCCCTCTTATTACCTACCCCATAGATAGGTTAGGCAAAATACGCGGGCACCACTTGGTTATCCGTGACGAGAATAGACTTAATTCCCAACGCCGCCGCGGCCGCAACGTTTTCAGCGTTGTCATCAAAGAATACCGCATCGCTGGCTGGGCAATGTTCCTGAGCCAGCACGTGCTGGTAAATCTCCACATCGGGTTTGCGCATACCAAGATCTTGAGAGAGGTACATGTGATCGCTGGCAGCCTCCACTTCAGGATAATGCTTTGGCCAATAGTTGCTGTGTAGGCGGTTAGTGTTGGAGAGCACAACCACACGATTACCGTAACTACGCAACTTTTTCATCAGCTCAATGACTTCTGGACGTAGACCAACAAATACCGACTGCCAGCCTAACTCAAACTGTTCGAAGCTGAGTGCTATCCCCATTTCAGCACAGAGTTTGTGCGCGAACTCTTCATCGGTAATCGTACCACGCTCATGCTGCTGGAAAACTTCACCCATTTTGAACCTTTCGGACAGGGTTGCCAGCGGCACACCGCTATATTTGCTCCAAACACCGAGCACGCGCTTAAAATCAATATCTACAATCACATTCCCTAAATCAAAGATGTACAACATGTGCCGCTCCTGATTTTTTGTGAATTTTTACTCTAACCTGAAATCGTGCGCTGAAATAGGCACCGTCTCTAAACGCCGCAACGAATACAGAACATTCAAAATCCGCTGTTCTGAAGCTTTGCACAACACCCTGATAGTAGAACTCCCTACTTAAGCGCGCAAAAATTGGACATAGATCACAATTCCTCACTACGTATGACTATTTCAATAGCAGCAAAACCTTTATTTCCCTGTGGGTATAAGAATTTTCTAAGTTCCGCCGATAGAAAATCAAACATCGCATATTTATTACCCAAATAAGGCCGGAAATTATGTTTAAAAACCTAACAATCAGAACAGGACTGCTCATTTTATTAGCCGTATTTGCCTTACTTCAATTTACGTCCAGTGGAATCGGGATGTATTTTCTTCACCAGAACGATGAGGACGTTAACTTTCTGGAAGTTACCGCAAGCGAACAAAAAGCGCTCTCTGATTCACGTGATGCCGTCTTACGCTTGCGTTCGATTATCGACAGCACGGTTATCCAACTGACCAATAATATGCCGGTTAATGTGCCTCAGGTCGTCAAGCACTGCGCCAAGAATTACAAACCTCGCAGACTAACTTTGACTTGTTTATGAAGATCCCTGGCATAACCATGAGCCGACCAGAAATCGGTAGAATTATGGAGAAAGCGCAGGCGGATCAGGTTTCAAGCGCGTTGACGAATATTGGCTTATTGGAAAATTTCACCACACCAGAACAGCTCCAACAGTCGATGACAAGCCATCAAGAATCTCGCCTAAAGGTGCGTAAAGAATATGATGATCAGTACACAAACTACGTGAGCCTACGTCAGGAAAATCTGGTCAAGGCGAGTGCCGATAGCACAGCCTCTTACACGTTCTCCATTCAAATCATGTGCGCTATTTTAGCCGCCGTGGTGGTGCTATTTATCATTGCTTACTTCTGGTTGGATCGCATCTTGGTGAAACCATTGAACAAGGTATCCGGCTATTTTGCTCAAATTGGTAAAGGCGATCTTCGTCACCCGATTGAAGTTGAAAACAATAATGAAATTGGTAAGTTATGTGCCGCGCTGCAAGAGATGCAATATGAGCTGATTGAAACCGTGACGTCTATTCGCGATGGGGTGGAATCCATTAATATTGGCACTCAAGAAATTGCAGCAGGCAACACCGACCTATCTAGCCGAACGGAAGAGCAGGCATCCGCGCTGGCAGAAACAGCCGCCAGCATGGAGCAGATATCGTCTACGGTTAAGCTCAACGCGGATAACGCCGTGCAAGCCTCTTCCATGATCCAAACATCGGCCTCTATCGCTCATGAAGGCGAACAGCAGATGAAAAACATGACCACCAAAATGCATGCCATTAAAACCAATGCGCAAAAGATGGGCGATATCATTAGCGTCATCGATAGCATTGCTTTCCAAACCAATATTTTAGCCCTGAATGCCGCCGTGGAGGCCGCTCGCGCAGGTGAAGCCGGTCGTGGGTTTGCCGTTGTCGCCAGCGAGGTGCGTAACCTTGCCCAACGCTCTGCGCAGTCAGCCAAAGAAATTAACAGCCTCATTTCTGAATCTGCTTACCAAATTCAAGAAGGTGCGGAACTGGCAGATAAAACGGGGTCAACAATCGCGGAAATGACCAGCGCTATCTCGAAGGCAAGCACGATGATGGACAGCATCTCTTACGCCTCTGAAGAACAAAGCCGCGGTGTCGAACAAATACGCGTAGCCATCACCCAGATGGATCAGGTTACTCAACAAAATGCGGCCTTGGTCGAGCAGGTCGCAACCACAGCTGCGAACGTTGAGGATCTGTCAGGAACCCTAACGCAGGCCGTCGCCGTCTTTCAAATTAAAGGTCAAACCACAACGCCGGTAAAAAACTCAGCGACAGCAAAAACAGCTGAAACGCTAGATGATGAAAACTGGATCTGATTTTTAGGTATAAAAAAAGGGCACCCAAAGGTGCCCTCATATCAGACTTAAACAATCGTTAAAGAAGATTAGTCTTCTTTAGGGCCACGAGCTGCGCGGCGACGGTCGTTTTCAGTCAGGTGACGTTTACGGATACGTACAGAAACCGGAGTCACTTCTACCAATTCGTCGTCATCGATGAATTCCAGAGCCTGTTCCAGAGACATTTTAATCGCAGGAACCAGAGTCGTTGCTTCATCAGTACCAGACGCACGCATGTTGGTCAGTTTTTTACCGGTCAAGCAGTTAACGGTCAGGTCGTTAGAACGAGTATGAATACCGATGATCTGGCCTTCATAAACTTCTGCACCGTGACCCAAGAACAGCTTACCGCGATCCTGCAGACCGAACAGAGCAAACGCAACCGCTTTACCCTGACCGTTAGAGATCAGCACGCCGTTCTGACGCTGGCCGATTTCGCCTGGACGTACATCGTCGTAATGGCTGAAGGTGGAGTACAGCAGACCAGTACCAGAAGTCATAGTCATGAATTCGGTACGGAAGCCGATCAGGCCACGCGCAGGGATGATGTAATCCAAACGGATACGACCCTTGCCATCTGGAACCATGTTTTTAACGTCGCCCTTGCGTTCACCCATGGCTTGCATGACTGAACCCTGGTGCTGCTCTTCGATATCCAGAGTTACGTTTTCAAACGGTTCTTGCATACGGCCATCAATCTTACGGTTGATAACCTTAGGACGAGATACTGCCAGCTCGAAACCTTCACGACGCATGTTTTCGATCAGAACCGACAGGTGAAGTTCACCACGGCCTGAAACGCGGAATGCGTCAGCATCTTCAGTTTCTTCAACGCGCAGAGCAACGTTGTGTACCAGTTCTTTCTGCAGACGCTCCAGGATCTGACGGGAGGTCACGTATTTACCTTCTTTACCGCAGAACGGAGAGGTGTTTACGCAGAAGTACATGGTTACAGTTGGTTCATCAACGCTCAGCGCAGGCAGAGCTTCAACATTACCCACTTCACAAATGGTGTCGGAAATGTTCAGTTCACCCAGACCGGTGATTGCGATGATGTCGCCAGCTTCAGCAACGTCAGCTTCGATACGCTCCAGACCCATGTGGGTCAGAACTTTACCGACTTTACCGTTACGAGTTTTGCCTTCGCTATCGATCAAAGTAACCTGTTGGTTAGGTTTGATTTTACCGCGTTTGATACGGCCGATACCGATAACGCCAACGTAGTTGTTGTAGTCCAGCTGAGAAATTTGCATCTGGAAAGGTGCATCAGCTTCAACTTGTGGCGGAGATACATGGTCAACAATCGCTTGATACAGCGGAGTCATGTCGTCGGCCATATCGTTATGGTCCAGACCCGCGATACCGTTCAACGCAGATGCGTAAACGATTGGGAAGTCCAGCTGCTCGTCGGTTGCGTCCAAGTTAACGAACAGGTCGAATACCTGATCGACAACCCAGTCAGGACGTGCGCCCGGACGGTCAACTTTGTTGATAACCACAATTGGTTTCAGACCGTTAGCAAATGCTTTTTTGGTCACGAAACGGGTCTGCGGCATAGGGCCATCCATTGCGTCAACAACCAGCAGTACCGAGTCAACCATAGACATTACACGTTCAACTTCGCCACCGAAGTCAGCATGCCCCGGGGTATCCACGATGTTGATACGGTAGTCTTTCCAATTAATGGCGGTGTTTTTCGCGAGGATGGTAATCCCACGCTCTTTCTCCAAATCGTTGGAGTCCATTACGCGTTCAGTTGCTTCTTCACGTTCACCGAACGTGCCGGATTGTTGTAGCAACTTGTCAACCAGGGTAGTTTTCCCATGGTCAACGTGCGCAATAATGGCGATGTTACGCAGATTTTCGATCACAGCTTTGCCTCAGGCATTAGAAATAGCGCGCTATTGTACACGTAATAAGCGAGGGACTAAACAAGATCACAAGCATCTCTTATAAACAACCGTAAAAAGGTGAGTTTGTGATCCTATTCACGATGCCAAACGGCGCGGGAATGAACAATTTGCACTGGAATGGTGCATATGAAATCTTACACTGCACCATTCTGGTGCGGAATTCGATTCTGGTGCATAGTCTCCTATCACCAGATACGCCAATTATGCGCTTTCCGAGCGATTTGTAAAGTTGGCATGGTTTTAGCTTGTATAAATTTATGGTGAAAAAACCATTTATATATACAGATTCGTTCCACGACGACCTTAGGCAACCGGGAGTAGAGTATGTCCGCTGAACACGTATTAACAATGCTGAATGAGCATGAAGTCAAATTCGTAGACCTGCGTTTTACTGATACGAAAGGTAAAGAACAGCACGTTACGATCCCTGCTCATCAAGTCAATGCCGACTTCTTTGAAGAAGGTAAAATGTTTGACGGCTCCTCTATCGGCGGCTGGAAAGGTATCAACGAATCCGACATGGTGCTGATGCCAGATGCAAGCACTGCGGTTCTGGATCCGTTCTTTGAAGAACCGACTCTGATTATCCGTTGCGACATTCTTGAGCCAGGCACCATGCAGGGCTATGACCGCGACCCGCGCTCCATCTCTAAACGTGCAGAAGATTACCTGCGCGCTTCAGGCATCGCAGACACCGTTCTGTTTGGGCCTGAACCAGAATTCTTCCTGTTCGATGACATTCGTTTCGGCAGCAGCATTCGTGGCTCCCACGTTGCCATTGACGATATCGAAGGCGCATGGAACTCCAGCACCAAATACGAAGGCGGCAACAAAGGCCATCGTCCAGCGGTGAAAGGCGGCTATTTCCCAGTTCCTCCTGTCGATTCTTCACAGGACATCCGCTCGACCATGTGTCTGACCATGGAAGACATGGGTTTAGTGGTTGAAGCTCATCACCATGAAGTTGCAACCGCCGGTCAGAACGAAGTGGCAACCCGCTTCAATACCATGACCAAAAAAGCTGACGAAATTCAGATTTACAAATACGTGGTTCACAACGTGGCTCACGCATTCGGCAAAACCGCGACCTTCATGCCAAAACCAATGTTTGGCGATAACGGTTCTGGTATGCACTGCCATATGTCCCTGTCTAAGAACGGAACTAACCTGTTCGCAGGCGACAAATACGCAGGCCTGTCTGAAATGGCGCTGTACTACATTGGCGGCGTAATCAAACATGCTAAAGCGATCAACGCGCTGGCAAACCCAACCACCAACTCCTACAAGCGTTTGGTTCCAGGCTACGAAGCACCAGTTATGCTGGCTTACTCTGCCCGTAACCGTTCTGCCTCTATCCGTATTCCAGTGATCGCCAGCCCGAAAGGACGCCGTATTGAAGTTCGCTTCCCAGATCCAGCGGCTAACCCATACCTGTGCTTCGCGGCACTGCTGATGGCAGGCTTGGACGGTATTGTGAACAAAATCCATCCTGGCGATGCGATGGATAAAAACCTGTACGATCTGCCTCCAGAAGAAGCGAAAGAGATCCCAACCGTTGCGGGCTCTCTGGACGAAGCGCTGGCCTGTCTGGATGCTGACCGTGAATTCTTGACCCGCGGTGGCGTGTTCACCAATGACGCGATCGATGCTTACATCAAACTGCGTCAGGAAGAGATGGAACGTGTTCGCATGACGCCGCATCCTGTTGAGTTTGAACTGTACTACAGCGTCTAAAACCGGCGTCTAAAACACGCTCATGCGCTTGGCACGTCTTATGGCGTGCCGCAAAAAGATTCAAATTGGTTCGTCGATTTTTTGTTGCCGTGGAAACTTTATACCCATCTTCGGATGGGTTTTTTTCTCCACTTTTTTTGAGCACCTAACTGATGGGCACCCGCGGAGAAATTTTTTACTCGCCAAATCCCACGGTTTTGAAAGCATGCTAAAGTGCATTTATCTTATTTGCACCAAAACAGTGCAGGAGCCCGCAATATGGCCGACCAATCCATGACCGATGCGCAAACCGCACGTAAACAGCCTGATTCCGGGCAAATTCTCAATTCACTGATTACCTGCGTATTGTTGCTTGATCGCAATCTGGCGGTTCATTACGCCAATCCAGCCGCGCAACAGCTGTTGGCTCAAAGTTCTCGCAAGTTATTTGGCACCCCGCTCCCAGACTTATTAGGCTACTTCTCGCTGAATATTCGGCTGATGCACGATAGCCTGCACGCTGGACAGGGGTTTACCGATAATGAAGTCACGCTGGTTATCGATGGTCATGCTCATATTATGGCGCTCACGGCACAACCCATGAGTGATGACTTTATCCTGTTGGAACTCTCTCCGATGGATAGCCAGCGCCGCCTCAGCCAAGAACAGCTACAGCATGCACAGCAGGTCGCCGCCCGCGATTTGGTGCGTGGATTAGCTCATGAGATTAAAAACCCGCTTGGTGGATTACGCGGCGCTGCGCAGCTGTTAGCTAAAGCCTTGCCCGATCCCTCGCTGACCGAATACACCAAGGTCATCATCGAGCAGGCAGACCGTCTAAGAAATCTGGTCGATCGGCTGTTAGGCCCTCAGCGCCCCGGTCAACACGTCACACAAAGCATTCATCAGGTAGCAGAACGTGTTTGCCAGCTGGTTTCACTCGAATGCCCCGACAACGTCACGCTGGTTAGGGATTACGATCCGAGCCTGCCGGAGCTTGAGCACGATCCAGAACAAATTGAACAAGTACTGCTCAATATCACTCGCAATGCGCTTCAGGCACTAGGAAACGCGGGAGGTACGATTACGTTGCGCACTCGAACCGCATTTCAGCTCACACTGCATGGCGAGCGCTATCGCTTAGCGGCGCGTATTGATATTGAAGATGATGGTCCGGGGATCCCCGCCCATCTGCACGATACCCTGTTTTATCCGATGGTCAGTGGCCGCGAAGGTGGCACCGGACTCGGCCTGTCGATTGCCAGAAATCTCATCGACCAACATCAGGGTAAAATTGAATTTAATAGCTGGCCGGGGCATACCGAATTTTCGGTTTATCTGCCTATTCGCAAGTAATTTACAACATTTACTAAGCGGCCTTCCGTAAACAGAGGTGATTATGACAACGCAACAGGGAATCGTCTGGATCGTTGATGATGACAGTTCCATCCGCTGGGTGCTGGAACGTGCACTGACCGGCGCGGGTTTGCGCTGCGTCACGTTTGAGAACGGAAACGAGGTGCTGAGTGCTTTAGCCAGCCAAACGCCGGACGTTTTGTTATCCGATATCCGCATGCCCGGCATGGATGGTTTAGCGTTACTTAAGCAGATAAAACAGCGCCACCCCATGCTTCCGGTCATCATAATGACAGCGCATTCAGACTTAGATGCCGCGGTGAGCGCCTATCAGCAAGGTGCCTTTGATTACTTGCCTAAGCCTTTCGATATTGATGAAGCGGTCGCCCTTGTAGAGCGGGCGATCAGCCACTATCAGGAACAGCAGCATCCAGCGCGCAGCGAACCCATTAACGATCCTGCGGCAGATATCATCGGTGAAGCACCGGCGATGCAGGATGTTTTTCGCATTATTGGCCGACTTTCGCGTTCTTCAATCAGCGTATTGATTAACGGTGAATCCGGTACGGGTAAAGAGCTAGTCGCGCACGCGCTACATCGCCACAGCCCACGAGGCAAAGCGCCGTTTATTGCGCTGAATATGGCCGCCATCCCTAAAGACCTCATTGAGTCAGAGCTGTTTGGTCACGAAAAAGGAGCCTTTACCGGCGCTAATCAAATTCGTCAGGGCCGTTTTGAACAGGCAGACGGCGGCACGCTGTTTCTGGATGAAATCGGTGATATGCCACTCGATGTGCAAACACGCTTGCTGCGCGTGTTAGCCGACGGTCAGTTTTATCGCGTTGGCGGATATGCTCCCGTCAAAGTCGATGTACGTATTATTGCCGCAACGCATCAAAACCTTGAACAACGGGTGCAGGAAGGAAAATTCCGTGAGGATTTATTCCACCGCCTTAACGTTATTCGCGTGCATTTGCCTCCGTTGCGCGAACGTCGTGAAGATATCCCTCGCCTCGCGCGTTACTTTTTGAAAGTGGCCGCCACCGAATTAGGCGTTGAAGCAAAAATTCTTCACCCTGATACCGAGTTGGCGCTCACTCGTCTTCCGTGGCCAGGCAACGTGCGTCAGCTAGAAAACACCTGCCGCTGGCTTACCGTTATGGCCGCCGGGCAGGAGTTGCTGGTTCAAGATTTGCCAAGCGAACTGTTTGAAACCAGCGTACCGGAATCCACCAGCGGAACCGCCTCGCCCGATCATTGGTCTGCGCTTTTGGCTCAGTGGGCAGAGCATGCCTTGCGATCTGGGCATCAGGATCTGTTGTCTGAGGCACAGCCAGAAATGGAGCGTATTCTGCTGACGACCGCGCTGCGCCATACTCATGGCCATAAGCAAGAGGCCGCGCGGCTGCTCGGTTGGGGGCGCAATACCCTGACACGTAAGCTAAAAGAGTTGGGAATGGAGTGATCATTAGCCGATCATCAGTGGTTTGTTAATATGTTGTATCTGGTTAATAAAAATACAATCTGGCGCACAAAAAAACGGCTATGCCGATCTTTTACTGCACACCGCAGATCGGTATGATCATCGGCACAGTTTTTGGAGGTTATGATGATCGATTCGATACTGAGCTTGATCTCGCAGGGTGCTGAGCTCGCCACCGCCGCCGGACACTCATCGCAGACAGCATTTGCCGCCGTGCTATGTGCCGCGCTGCTGAGTTTTTTGGGTTAACCATTTCACTCTCCCCCTCCCATGAGAAAGGGCGTTGTTCTAGCAACGCCCTTTTTTGTTGGTTGAATCCTTAAAACTCATCGTGATTAAGACTCAATTCAGAACCCTGTTTGCATCTTTCGCTGTTATGCTGAAATGAAAGAGCCTGAATTATCAGCCAATCCTGACGCCTATCTCCTAGGAGTAAACATGAAACCTGCCATCGTTCTCTATAAAACGCTACCCGCTGACCTGCGCCAAAAGCTCGATGAACACTTCAGCGTGACCGCCTTTGATGAGCTTTCTCATCAAACCTTCCCTGCATTTTTACAGGCGTTAAAAAACGCAGAAGGATTAATCGGTTCTGGCGGGCGTATTGACGCTGACCTACTGGCACAAGCGCCTAAGCTTCGAGCCGCTTCAACCATTTCAGTCGGCTACGATAATTTTGACGTCGACGAGATGACTCGACGTAATATCTTGCTGATGCATACACCCACCGTGTTAACAGAAACCGTCGCGGATACGTTAATGGGGCTGATGCTGGCCACTGCGCGTCGCATTCCAGAATTAGATGCATGGATCCGTGACGGACACTGGAATGATAGCCTTGGGGCCGATCATTACGGAACAGACGTTCACCACAAAACCGTGGGTATTCTTGGCATGGGGCGCATTGGTATGGCGCTGGCGCAGCGCGCTCACTTTGGTTTTGGCATGAAAGTGCTTTATAACACCCGCACGCCAAACCCAGAGGCGAATCAAAAATATCAGGCACAGCATTGCGATTTAGATACGCTGTTGGCCCAATCTGATTTTGTTTGTATCACGCTACCGCTGACGTCACAAACGCACCATATGATTGGGCGCGCGCAGCTAGACAAAATGAAAAAAAGCGCCATTTTAATCAATGCAGGTCGCGGGCCTGTTATTGATGAAGATGCCTTGGTCGAGGCATTGAAAGACTGCACCATTCTCGCGGCGGGCTTAGATGTGTTTGAGCGTGAACCGCTGCCTCATGATTCAGAGCTGATGAAACTCAAAAATGTGGTTTTAGCGCCGCATATTGGCTCAGCCACTCATGAAACCCGCTACGGTATGGCGGCGTGCGCCGTCGATAATCTGATTGCTGCATTAAACGGTACGGTGAAGGAAAACTGCGTCAACCCTCAAATTGCGGTCAAAAACTAGACGCATAAATCACCGATGGGCAGGATAGTCTGCCCATATTTCAGTGGTGAATAGGGGGCGTTAAAGAATACGTTATAAAGAATAGTAGTGCTCTTTTACACGCAGCCAATCTTCAGTAGGGATCGGCTCTAAGTATTTCTCTAACTGTTTAAAATCATGCTGTACCGCTTTTTCTCTCACCCAACGGCGGCGACTCTTTTCAAGATCCAAAAATCCAGCCTCAACGTCCCCATGACTTTTCACATAGATATGCCGAACATAGCAGCAACCGTGCTGCCGATTTACGCTATGCATTTTTTTAAAGGCAACGGCAATCTGCTTGAGAAGTTCATTCATCACCTCAGGCTCACAGGCTTGATTCTGTTTCTGCGTATACCAATCACCAATACAAACAAAGTCCTTCATGTCTTCCGTTACAAGTAGGGCACGCCACTCGCCATTAATTTGCAGCGCTTTACCGTATACGATTTTGGGGACAATCACGCCTGCCGCAGAGAGTTCGTTGATCACCTGAATTTCGCGCACAATGGTTGGACGCCCAAATGGATAACGAAGAGAGTGGAATAGGTGCATCACCTGACGTTTTACATAAAGCGTTTTGCCATCACGTTCAATGCGCTGAACGCCGCTCATGCCTTTGCGGCGCTCATTAGGCTCTTCAACCCAATCGCCTTCTGTATCCCACCAACGCTGAAACTCTTCTAATTCTGCTCTCGATGCCATATCAACCCCTCGTGTAAAAATCCATTCACGCAGACCGTTATTGCTTAGTTTTAAATCAAACGAAAAAAATACACACATAGAGAAATAATAACCACTAAAACTAGTAGTAAGTTATCTTAAAGAGCTCATTG comes from the Hafnia alvei genome and includes:
- a CDS encoding methyl-accepting chemotaxis protein; protein product: MSRPEIGRIMEKAQADQVSSALTNIGLLENFTTPEQLQQSMTSHQESRLKVRKEYDDQYTNYVSLRQENLVKASADSTASYTFSIQIMCAILAAVVVLFIIAYFWLDRILVKPLNKVSGYFAQIGKGDLRHPIEVENNNEIGKLCAALQEMQYELIETVTSIRDGVESINIGTQEIAAGNTDLSSRTEEQASALAETAASMEQISSTVKLNADNAVQASSMIQTSASIAHEGEQQMKNMTTKMHAIKTNAQKMGDIISVIDSIAFQTNILALNAAVEAARAGEAGRGFAVVASEVRNLAQRSAQSAKEINSLISESAYQIQEGAELADKTGSTIAEMTSAISKASTMMDSISYASEEQSRGVEQIRVAITQMDQVTQQNAALVEQVATTAANVEDLSGTLTQAVAVFQIKGQTTTPVKNSATAKTAETLDDENWI
- a CDS encoding virulence factor BrkB family protein, with the translated sequence MTLFSWQSAKSCVSFGRLLWARVNHDRVSMMAGSLAYVSLLSLVPLVTVVFSLFAAFPMFGEVSEQLKHFIFTNFVPAAGDVVQSYIEQFVANSSKMTAVGAVGLIVTALLVISSVDGALNHIWRSRTQRPIVYSFAIYWMVLTLGPILVGASMAISTYLLSIRWLAMTGVYSLVDQVLRIFPLLLSCASFWLIYCVVPTQRVPARDALIGAVVAGLLFELGKKGFGLYVTMFPSYQLIYGVLAVIPILFVWVYWSWCIVLLGAEITVSLSEYRAMHQRAKREENQRIQATSPENDKEEKN
- the yihX gene encoding glucose-1-phosphatase; the encoded protein is MLYIFDLGNVIVDIDFKRVLGVWSKYSGVPLATLSERFKMGEVFQQHERGTITDEEFAHKLCAEMGIALSFEQFELGWQSVFVGLRPEVIELMKKLRSYGNRVVVLSNTNRLHSNYWPKHYPEVEAASDHMYLSQDLGMRKPDVEIYQHVLAQEHCPASDAVFFDDNAENVAAAAALGIKSILVTDNQVVPAYFA
- the typA gene encoding ribosome-dependent GTPase TypA, coding for MIENLRNIAIIAHVDHGKTTLVDKLLQQSGTFGEREEATERVMDSNDLEKERGITILAKNTAINWKDYRINIVDTPGHADFGGEVERVMSMVDSVLLVVDAMDGPMPQTRFVTKKAFANGLKPIVVINKVDRPGARPDWVVDQVFDLFVNLDATDEQLDFPIVYASALNGIAGLDHNDMADDMTPLYQAIVDHVSPPQVEADAPFQMQISQLDYNNYVGVIGIGRIKRGKIKPNQQVTLIDSEGKTRNGKVGKVLTHMGLERIEADVAEAGDIIAITGLGELNISDTICEVGNVEALPALSVDEPTVTMYFCVNTSPFCGKEGKYVTSRQILERLQKELVHNVALRVEETEDADAFRVSGRGELHLSVLIENMRREGFELAVSRPKVINRKIDGRMQEPFENVTLDIEEQHQGSVMQAMGERKGDVKNMVPDGKGRIRLDYIIPARGLIGFRTEFMTMTSGTGLLYSTFSHYDDVRPGEIGQRQNGVLISNGQGKAVAFALFGLQDRGKLFLGHGAEVYEGQIIGIHTRSNDLTVNCLTGKKLTNMRASGTDEATTLVPAIKMSLEQALEFIDDDELVEVTPVSVRIRKRHLTENDRRRAARGPKED
- the glnL gene encoding nitrogen regulation protein NR(II), whose amino-acid sequence is MTDAQTARKQPDSGQILNSLITCVLLLDRNLAVHYANPAAQQLLAQSSRKLFGTPLPDLLGYFSLNIRLMHDSLHAGQGFTDNEVTLVIDGHAHIMALTAQPMSDDFILLELSPMDSQRRLSQEQLQHAQQVAARDLVRGLAHEIKNPLGGLRGAAQLLAKALPDPSLTEYTKVIIEQADRLRNLVDRLLGPQRPGQHVTQSIHQVAERVCQLVSLECPDNVTLVRDYDPSLPELEHDPEQIEQVLLNITRNALQALGNAGGTITLRTRTAFQLTLHGERYRLAARIDIEDDGPGIPAHLHDTLFYPMVSGREGGTGLGLSIARNLIDQHQGKIEFNSWPGHTEFSVYLPIRK
- the glnA gene encoding glutamate--ammonia ligase, translated to MSAEHVLTMLNEHEVKFVDLRFTDTKGKEQHVTIPAHQVNADFFEEGKMFDGSSIGGWKGINESDMVLMPDASTAVLDPFFEEPTLIIRCDILEPGTMQGYDRDPRSISKRAEDYLRASGIADTVLFGPEPEFFLFDDIRFGSSIRGSHVAIDDIEGAWNSSTKYEGGNKGHRPAVKGGYFPVPPVDSSQDIRSTMCLTMEDMGLVVEAHHHEVATAGQNEVATRFNTMTKKADEIQIYKYVVHNVAHAFGKTATFMPKPMFGDNGSGMHCHMSLSKNGTNLFAGDKYAGLSEMALYYIGGVIKHAKAINALANPTTNSYKRLVPGYEAPVMLAYSARNRSASIRIPVIASPKGRRIEVRFPDPAANPYLCFAALLMAGLDGIVNKIHPGDAMDKNLYDLPPEEAKEIPTVAGSLDEALACLDADREFLTRGGVFTNDAIDAYIKLRQEEMERVRMTPHPVEFELYYSV
- a CDS encoding Tar ligand binding domain-containing protein translates to MFKNLTIRTGLLILLAVFALLQFTSSGIGMYFLHQNDEDVNFLEVTASEQKALSDSRDAVLRLRSIIDSTVIQLTNNMPVNVPQVVKHCAKNYKPRRLTLTCL
- a CDS encoding YshB family small membrane protein — translated: MIDSILSLISQGAELATAAGHSSQTAFAAVLCAALLSFLG
- the glnG gene encoding nitrogen regulation protein NR(I), producing the protein MTTQQGIVWIVDDDSSIRWVLERALTGAGLRCVTFENGNEVLSALASQTPDVLLSDIRMPGMDGLALLKQIKQRHPMLPVIIMTAHSDLDAAVSAYQQGAFDYLPKPFDIDEAVALVERAISHYQEQQHPARSEPINDPAADIIGEAPAMQDVFRIIGRLSRSSISVLINGESGTGKELVAHALHRHSPRGKAPFIALNMAAIPKDLIESELFGHEKGAFTGANQIRQGRFEQADGGTLFLDEIGDMPLDVQTRLLRVLADGQFYRVGGYAPVKVDVRIIAATHQNLEQRVQEGKFREDLFHRLNVIRVHLPPLRERREDIPRLARYFLKVAATELGVEAKILHPDTELALTRLPWPGNVRQLENTCRWLTVMAAGQELLVQDLPSELFETSVPESTSGTASPDHWSALLAQWAEHALRSGHQDLLSEAQPEMERILLTTALRHTHGHKQEAARLLGWGRNTLTRKLKELGME